Proteins from a genomic interval of Arvicola amphibius chromosome 17, mArvAmp1.2, whole genome shotgun sequence:
- the LOC119803368 gene encoding olfactory receptor 6C75: MALEAETIRRNSTSVTDFILLGLTDDPRWQLVIFTFLLVTYMLSVTGNLIIIILTLSDTRLRTPMYFFLRNFALLEISFTSVCIPRFLVTVVTGDRTISYSGCVAQLFFFIFLGVTEFYLLAAMSYDRYVAICKPLHYTTIMSNRVCVLLVLSSWSAGFLIIFPPIVLLLQLDFCASNIIDHFICDSSPILQLSCSNTHLLELMAFLLAVVTLMVTLTLIIISYTYIIQTILRIPSKNQRKKAFSTCSSHMIVVSLSYGSCIFMYIKPSARERVTLSKGVAVLNTSVAPLLNPFIYTLRNQQVKQAFKTVVQRILFSLKK, from the coding sequence ATGGCTTTAGAAGCAGAGACTATTAGAAGAAATTCCACATCAGTAACAGATTTTATTCTTCTTGGACTGACTGATGACCCACGGTGGCAGCTTGTGATTTTCACATTTCTTCTTGTTACCTACATGTTAAGTGTGACTGGaaacctcatcatcatcatcctcacccTCTCAGATACCCGTTTGAGGACacccatgtatttcttccttcGCAATTTCGCACTCCTAGAAATATCCTTCACGTCTGTCTGCATTCCCCGATTCCTTGTCACAGTTGTGACAGGAGACAGAACCATTTCCTACAGCGGTTGTGTGGCTCAgctattcttctttattttcttgggaGTGACAGAGTTTTACCTTCTGGCTGCCATGTCCTATGATCGTTACGTGGCCATCTGCAAACCTCTGCACTACACAACAATCATGAGCAACCGTGTGTGTGTTCTTCTTGTCCTTAGCTCGTGGTCTGCAGGATTCCTGATCATCTTTCCACCAATCGTCCTTCTGCTGCAGCTAGACTTCTGTGCCTCCAATATAATTGATCACTTTATCTGTGACTCTTCTCCAATTTTGCAGCTTTCTTGCTCAAACACTCACCTTCTAGAACTCATGGCATTTTTGTTGGCCGTGGTAACACTCATGGTCACCTTGACATTAATTATTATCTCCTACACATATATCATTCAAACAATTCTGAGAATTCCttctaaaaatcaaagaaaaaaggccTTTTCCACTTGCTCCTCCCATATGATCGTTGTCTCCCTCTCTTACGGCAGCTGCATTTTCATGTATATTAAACCTTCTGCAAGGGAGAGGGTGACTTTAAGCAAAGGAGTAGCTGTGCTAAACACCTCAGTGGCTCCTCTCCTGAACCCCTTCATCTATACACTGAGGAACCAGCAAGTGAAGCAAGCCTTCAAAACCGTGGTCCAGAGAAtcctcttttctttaaagaaatga